A DNA window from Ficedula albicollis isolate OC2 chromosome 1, FicAlb1.5, whole genome shotgun sequence contains the following coding sequences:
- the MED17 gene encoding mediator of RNA polymerase II transcription subunit 17, whose product MAEPARHCIESACEKQVQEVGLDGSETYLQPLSMSQNLARLAQRIDFSQGSGSEEDEPGSAGRPWAEPGEAEDEEGLVKFQPSLWPWDSVRNNLRSALTEMCVLYDVLSIVKDKKFMTLDPVGQDPLPPKQNPQFLQLISKKKSLAGAAQILLKGAERLSKSVAENQENKRQRDFNSELLRLRQHWKLRKVGDKILGDLSYRSAGSLFLHHGTFEVIKNTDIDLDKKIPEDYCPLDVQIPSDLEGSAYIKVSIQKQAPDIGDLGTVNLFKRPLPKSKPGSAHWQTKLETAQNVLLCKEIFAQLSREAVQIKSQIPHIVVKNQIISQPFPGLQLSISLCHSSNDKKSQKAASEKQNPEDHLYVLEHNLHQLIRECHKQTLSSTVMPHPASAPFGHKRMRLAGPQAFDKNEISSLQSNEGLLEKIIKQAKHIFLRRRTARTIDSLASRIEDPQIQAHWSNINDVYESSVKVLITSQGYEQICKSIQLQLNIGVEQIRVVHRDGRVITLSHQEQELQDFLLSQMSQHQVHAVQQLAKVMGWHVLSFSNHVGLGPVESIGNASAITVASPNGDYAISVRNGPESGSKVMVQFPRSQCKDLPKGDVLQDSKWNHLRGPFKEVQWNKMEGRNFVYKMELLMAALTPCQ is encoded by the exons ATGGCCGAGCCCGCCCGGCACTG CATCGAGTCGGCGTGCGAGAAGCAGGTGCAGGAGGTGGGGCTGGATGGCAGCGAGACCTACCTCCAGCCGCTCTCCATGTCCCAGAACCTGGCGCGCCTGGCGCAGCGCATCGACTTCAGCCAGGGCTCCGGCTCCGAGGAGGACGAGCCGGGCTCGGCGGGCCGGCCCTGGGCCGAGCCGGGCGAGGCGGAGGATGAGGAAG gGTTGGTAAAGTTTCAGCCATCCCTCTGGCCTTGGGATTCAGTGAGGAACAACTTAAGAAGTGCCTTGACTGAGATGTGTGTGTTGTATGACGTTCTTAGCATCGTGAAGGATAAAAAGTTCATGACTCTAGATCCAGTCGGGCAGGATCCCCTTCCTCCAAAACAA AATCCTCAGTTTCTACAGCTGATTTCAAAAAAGAAGTCATtagctggagcagctcagatCCTCTTGAAAGGTGCAGAAAGATTATCCAAATCAGTtgctgaaaatcaggaaaataaacgACAAAGAGACTTCAACTCTGAACTGCTAAGACTGAGACAACACTGGAAGCTGAGAAAAGTGGGAGATAAAATTCTTGGTGATCTGAGCTACAGAAGTGCAG GCTCCCTTTTTCTTCATCATGGCACATTTGAGGTGATAAAGAACACTGACATTGACCTGGATAAAAAGATACCTGAGGATTACTGTCCCTTGGACGTTCAAATTCCAAGTGATTTAGAGGGATCAGCATACATCAAG GTTTCTATTCAAAAACAAGCACCAGACATTGGTGACCTCGGGACAGTCAATCTCTTTAAAAGACCCTTGCCAAAATCAAAACCAG GTTCTGCACATTGGCAGACAAAGTTGGAGACGGCACAGAATGTTCTTCTGTGTAAAGAAATTTTTGCCCAGCTGTCACGAGAAGCTGTTCAAATTAAATCACAGATTCCTCACATCGTAGTGAAAAATCAGATAAtctcccagccattcccag GTTTGCAGTTGTCTATTTCTCTGTGTCACTCTTCCAATGATAAAAAGTCACAAAAGGctgcttctgaaaaacagaatccAGAGGATCATCTCTATGTTTTGGAACATAATTTACATCAACTTATCAGAGAG TGTCACAAGCAAACCCTGAGCTCAACAGTGATGCCACATCCAGCTAGTGCACCTTTTGGCCATAAGAGAATGAGACTTGCAGGGCCCCAGGCTTTTGATAAGAATGAAATCAGTTCTTTACAGTCGAATGAAGGACTTCTGGAAAAGATCATAAAACAGGCAAAGCATATCTTTTTGAGACGAAG AACTGCTCGAACCATTGACAGTCTGGCAAGTCGTATCGAGGATCCTCAGATTCAGGCTCACTGGTCCAATATCAATGATGTTTATGAATCCAGTGTTAAAGTTCTAATAACTTCTCAGGGATATGAGCAGATATGCAA ATCCATTCAACTACAGCTGAACATTGGAGTTGAACAAATCAGAGTTGTGCATAGAGATGGAAGAGTTATTACATTGTCCCATCAAGAGCAAGAACTGCAGGATTTCCTTTTATCTCAG ATGTCACAGCACCAAGTACATGCAGTTCAGCAGCTTGCAAAAGTTATGGGATGGCATGTGCTGAGTTTCAGTAATCACGTTGGTCTGGGGCCGGTGGAGAGCATTGGCAATGCATCAGCAATAACTGTAGCATCACCAAATGGAGACTATGCCATTTCAG TACGTAACGGTCCGGAGAGCGGCAGCAAAGTCATGGTTCAGTTTCCACGGAGTCAGTGCAAGGATCTCCCCAAGGGCGACGTCCTGCAGGACAGCAAGTGGAATCATCTCCGCGGGCCCTTCAAGGAAGTGCAGTGGAATAAAATGGAAGGGCGGAACTTTGTCTATAAAATGGAACTCCTCATGGCTGCCCTAACTCCCTGCCAGTGA
- the C1H11orf54 gene encoding ester hydrolase C11orf54 homolog: MAKVERFAFHVPSLEELAGVLQKGLKENFADAQVSVVDCPDLTKEPFNFPAKGICGKPRIADVGGVPYLIPIAQKEKVYDLNKVAKDIELPGAFILGAGAVSSKVLGINAELIPIVQTKSEKKPAVNGSYVAQINPADKGCLLEKYSSKYTDCEFGLLANLYASEGQPGKVIEVKANGRTGELNFVSCLRQTLEKHYGEKPVGMGGTFIIQKGKAKIHIMPPEFSACPLNTDEDVNNWLKFFEMKAPLICQPVIVSRDPGFDLRVEHTHCFSHHGEGGHYHQDTSPDSVQYLGYFQPAELLFRIDRPQETHLVGRD, from the exons TTTTGCAGAAAGGGCTTAAAGAGAACTTTGCTGATGCTCAAGTCTCTGTTGTAGACTGTCCTGATCTGACTAAGGAACCCTTCAACTTTCCTGCTAAAG GAATCTGCGGAAAGCCTAGGATAGCAGATGTGGGAGGTGTTCCTTACCTCATACCTattgcacagaaagaaaaa gttTATGATCTAAATAAAGTTGCAAAGGACATAGAACTGCCTGGAGCTTTCATTcttggagctggagctgtttcaTCCAAAGTTCTCGGAATAAATGCTGAG CTTATCCCTATTGTTCAAACTAAGAGTGAAAAAAAGCCTGCTGTAAATGGGAGCTACGTTGCTCAGATAAATCCTGCAGATAAAGGGTGCCTGCTTGAGAAGTACAGCAGTAAATACACAGATTGTGAGTTTGGACTGCTGGCCAACCTTTATGCCAGCGAGGGCCAACCTGGTAAG GTCATTGAAGTGAAAGCCAACGGAAGAACCGGGGAGCTTAACTTTGTGTCCTGTCTGAGACAAACTTTAGAGAAACACTATGGAGAAAAGCCAGTTGGGATGGGTGGAACGTTTATCATTCAGAAGGGGAAAGCAAAGATTCACATTATG CCTCCAGAGTTTTCTGCCTGTCCCCTGAATACTGATGAGGATGTGAATAACTGGCTCAAATTCTTTGAAATGAAGGCTCCACTGATTTGTCAGCCAGTAATCGTTTCCAGAGATCCG GGCTTCGACCTGCGTGTGGAGCACACGCACTGCTTCAGCCACCACGGGGAAGGAGGGCACTACCACCAGGACACCAGCCCGGACAGCGTGCAGTACCTGGGCTACTTCCAGCCCGCCGAGCTGCTCTTCCGCATCGACCGGCCGCAGGAGACGCACCTCGTCGGGAGAGACTGA